From Aerosticca soli, a single genomic window includes:
- a CDS encoding TonB-dependent receptor, protein MSGYWLERPVALVDKAVVLLSAMLLPCVALADQPVQQLGEVVVVGVTPLPGLGVPLAQMPLNVQVAQADDLVQIHGQSITDLLQRDFQGVNLTQSQGNPWQANLYFHGFTLSPLQGSPSGMSIYFDGVRQNEPFAETMNWDAIPDFAIRNLALIPSSNPLYGLNTLGGALVLTSKSGFTDPGGSFDVSGGSWGRIQADADFGAHGHTLGIYAGVGSDYESGWRDHSSSRVQQGFVRLDWHPDDATAVALSWLGSHGRLFGTQTIPVEWADTPKTAFTWPDYFTDNLNQFTLRGTRELGGGWSLQASAYLRISQSRSFNSNTNDYDEYDPARDGPLGYTANGPFDPDSVGQYYYSGLTPAYDPSNPGATINNVPASNVLGNVHTRGYGSSLQVVDDGQLGSHDNRFTMGVSLDAGSSRFTQYGQPAYFPYDIAWRGDSIGLLPFAFDPMTAADTGTRSYGLYFLDVLALTDAVHVSAGARYDHSRVVVSDLSGDEPNINGRNSFHRFNPSLGVTWALTPTFGAYLNYDEGMRTPTPIELECADPAAPCALPNDFTGDPPLKPVIAHTLDGGLRGTLDDGRLHWNVSPYYSRVTNDILTIYTGGSSRGYFANVPKTVRKGVDLGLGGQLGQLEWQFNYSLVDATYGASFDEQSGDNSSADDDGVIRVRSGNRIPGIPRHMATLAGQYHFTPRWSLGANLRAYSSQYGTGDENNQDVHGPLPGYALLDLDLHWHPVPKLTLFVQVQNVFDRHYFVSGQLGHDVFDTPQRLIDVDGPGTSTQFVAPGAPRAWFAGFQYDFGSGRD, encoded by the coding sequence TTGTCCGGATACTGGCTGGAACGCCCCGTCGCGCTGGTCGACAAAGCGGTCGTGCTGCTGTCCGCGATGCTGCTGCCGTGTGTGGCCCTGGCCGACCAGCCGGTGCAGCAGTTGGGCGAAGTCGTGGTGGTCGGCGTGACACCGTTGCCGGGGTTGGGCGTTCCGCTGGCGCAGATGCCGCTTAACGTGCAGGTCGCGCAGGCCGACGATCTGGTACAGATCCACGGCCAGTCGATCACCGACCTGCTGCAGCGGGATTTCCAGGGCGTCAACCTGACGCAGTCGCAGGGCAATCCGTGGCAGGCCAACCTGTATTTCCACGGCTTCACGCTGTCGCCGCTGCAGGGTTCGCCCTCGGGCATGTCCATCTACTTCGATGGCGTGCGTCAGAACGAGCCGTTCGCCGAGACGATGAACTGGGATGCGATTCCCGATTTCGCCATCCGCAATCTTGCCCTGATCCCCAGTTCCAACCCGCTGTATGGACTCAACACGCTGGGCGGCGCCCTGGTGCTGACCAGCAAGAGCGGTTTCACCGATCCAGGCGGCTCGTTCGATGTGTCTGGCGGCTCGTGGGGCCGCATTCAGGCCGACGCAGACTTCGGCGCGCACGGCCACACGCTGGGCATCTACGCCGGCGTGGGCAGCGACTACGAAAGTGGCTGGCGCGACCATTCGTCTAGCCGGGTGCAGCAAGGCTTCGTGCGGCTTGACTGGCATCCTGACGACGCCACCGCGGTCGCGCTGAGTTGGCTGGGCTCGCACGGCCGGCTGTTCGGCACCCAGACCATTCCGGTCGAGTGGGCCGACACGCCGAAAACTGCTTTCACCTGGCCGGACTATTTCACCGACAACCTCAACCAGTTCACCTTGCGCGGCACGCGCGAGCTGGGCGGCGGCTGGTCGCTGCAGGCGTCAGCCTACCTGCGTATCTCGCAAAGCCGAAGCTTCAACAGCAACACCAACGACTACGATGAATATGACCCGGCTCGCGATGGCCCACTGGGCTACACCGCGAACGGGCCGTTCGATCCGGATTCGGTCGGCCAGTATTACTACTCTGGATTGACACCGGCCTACGACCCCAGCAACCCAGGCGCGACGATCAACAACGTGCCGGCCTCTAACGTGCTTGGCAACGTGCACACGCGCGGCTATGGCAGCTCGCTGCAGGTGGTGGACGACGGGCAGCTGGGCAGCCACGACAATCGCTTCACCATGGGCGTCAGCCTCGACGCCGGCAGCAGCCGTTTCACCCAGTATGGCCAGCCGGCCTATTTTCCCTACGACATCGCATGGCGCGGCGACAGCATCGGCTTGCTGCCTTTCGCGTTCGACCCGATGACGGCGGCCGACACTGGCACACGCAGTTACGGCTTGTATTTCCTCGACGTGCTGGCGTTGACCGATGCCGTACACGTCAGCGCCGGCGCCCGCTACGACCACAGCCGGGTCGTCGTGAGCGACCTTTCGGGCGACGAGCCAAACATCAATGGACGCAACAGCTTCCACCGCTTCAATCCCAGTCTGGGCGTGACCTGGGCGCTGACACCCACCTTCGGTGCCTACCTCAACTACGACGAGGGTATGCGTACACCCACGCCGATCGAGCTGGAGTGCGCCGATCCGGCCGCGCCCTGTGCGTTGCCAAATGATTTCACCGGAGACCCGCCGCTGAAGCCGGTGATTGCGCACACGTTGGATGGCGGCCTGCGAGGCACGCTGGACGACGGTCGGCTGCACTGGAACGTCTCGCCGTATTACAGCCGCGTCACCAACGACATCCTCACCATCTACACAGGCGGCAGTTCGCGGGGCTATTTCGCTAACGTCCCGAAGACGGTGCGCAAGGGCGTCGATCTCGGCCTCGGCGGTCAGCTCGGCCAGCTCGAATGGCAGTTCAACTACAGCTTGGTCGACGCCACCTACGGTGCCTCATTCGATGAGCAGAGTGGCGACAACTCCAGCGCCGATGACGACGGTGTGATCCGGGTGCGCAGCGGCAACCGTATCCCCGGGATCCCGCGGCACATGGCCACGCTGGCCGGTCAATACCATTTCACGCCGCGGTGGTCGCTTGGCGCCAACCTGCGCGCCTATTCGAGCCAATACGGGACGGGCGATGAGAATAACCAGGACGTGCACGGCCCGCTGCCCGGCTACGCGCTGCTTGATCTCGACCTGCACTGGCATCCAGTGCCGAAGCTCACGCTGTTCGTGCAGGTGCAGAACGTATTCGACCGGCATTACTTCGTCAGCGGTCAGCTCGGCCACGACGTGTTCGATACGCCGCAGCGGCTGATCGACGTCGATGGCCCGGGCACTTCGACCCAATTCGTGGCGCCGGGCGCGCCGCGCGCCTGGTTCGCTGGTTTCCAGTACGACTTCGGCTCGGGGCGCGACTGA